In Hyphomicrobiaceae bacterium, the following are encoded in one genomic region:
- a CDS encoding glycoside hydrolase family protein: MQTSYLDAIKRFEGFSAQAKWDYAQNSNGYGTKARFAGEMITAEEAERRFQAEIAKSEALVDKFAPNVAEGLRAALTSLTFNAGTAWMNAGLGDAVRAGDLGEVRRIFVQYDKAGNQSLPGLTARRLAEVAWIGAERSTPPPTVFRGEPSFAISADVGSEVLSQNVPRATSFMDALPSATVPNTTDADALYAQIMKEKMRLLALRRQDDREQKHQV; this comes from the coding sequence ATGCAGACTTCCTATCTCGATGCCATTAAGCGCTTTGAAGGTTTCTCCGCGCAGGCCAAGTGGGACTACGCGCAAAATTCGAATGGATATGGAACCAAGGCCCGATTTGCCGGAGAGATGATCACCGCTGAGGAGGCTGAGCGCAGATTTCAGGCTGAGATAGCCAAGTCGGAGGCGCTCGTTGACAAATTCGCTCCTAATGTTGCGGAAGGGCTGCGAGCCGCTCTCACTTCTTTAACGTTCAACGCTGGTACAGCCTGGATGAACGCGGGGCTAGGCGATGCCGTGCGGGCCGGCGACTTGGGCGAGGTTCGCCGCATTTTCGTGCAGTACGACAAGGCGGGTAACCAAAGTTTGCCCGGGCTAACCGCGCGGCGGCTCGCAGAGGTCGCTTGGATTGGTGCCGAACGTTCTACACCGCCGCCAACGGTATTCCGTGGAGAACCGTCCTTCGCAATTTCGGCCGATGTGGGATCCGAGGTCTTGAGCCAGAACGTGCCCCGCGCAACCTCTTTTATGGATGCATTGCCAAGCGCGACCGTGCCAAATACGACAGATGCTGATGCACTTTATGCGCAGATTATGAAGGAAAAGATGCGATTATTGGCTCTGCGCAGGCAAGATGACCGCGAGCAGAAACACCAAGTCTAA
- a CDS encoding FliI/YscN family ATPase, with amino-acid sequence MTDRLSALGRASKSWATKSRDVTVMGQVCEAGTNHLRIEGLSQFAMAGDLVSIADRGGSDMAEVVQIDAASVLAIPYRKRGNIRLGATATLVGRLRVYPHRCWLGRVVDPLGTPLDDAGHMERGPEAIEIDRDPPRALDRNRVLTPIHTGIKAIDAFMPICAGQRIGIFAGTGVGKSTLLSMFSQVPDISVVVLALVGERGREVREFLEDILGTRRDRVVAIVSTGDDSAALRRNAPKTAMSVAEYFRDRGERVLLMIDSVTRFAHAQREYALSAGEPAVARGYPPSVFAEIAKLLERAGPGPLGTGDITMIATVLVDGDNHNDPVADAARGILDGHIVLDRKIAASGRWPAIDLLASLSRLAPKAWSASEQRVVQTARAAIANFEDTRDLRMIGGYQPGSDPNLDRAITVTPKIYELIQQKPDEIESGDIIAQISGILKL; translated from the coding sequence ATGACCGATAGACTGAGCGCACTCGGTCGAGCATCCAAGAGCTGGGCCACCAAATCCCGTGACGTCACCGTGATGGGCCAAGTATGCGAGGCCGGAACAAATCACCTACGCATAGAAGGGCTTTCGCAGTTTGCTATGGCCGGTGATCTCGTCAGCATCGCTGATCGTGGTGGTAGCGATATGGCGGAGGTCGTGCAGATCGATGCAGCTAGCGTCCTCGCTATTCCCTATCGGAAGCGCGGCAACATCCGACTGGGCGCAACAGCCACGCTCGTCGGACGGCTACGCGTTTACCCACATCGCTGCTGGTTGGGGCGGGTCGTCGATCCCCTCGGCACCCCACTTGACGATGCTGGTCACATGGAACGGGGCCCAGAAGCGATAGAGATCGATCGAGATCCGCCACGCGCGCTCGACCGCAACCGCGTCCTCACACCAATACATACCGGCATCAAAGCCATCGACGCATTTATGCCGATTTGCGCAGGACAGCGGATCGGTATTTTCGCCGGAACAGGCGTCGGAAAATCGACCCTTCTCTCCATGTTTTCGCAAGTTCCAGACATATCGGTCGTCGTCCTCGCTCTGGTTGGCGAACGCGGACGCGAGGTCCGAGAGTTCCTCGAAGATATACTTGGAACGCGACGAGATCGGGTCGTCGCTATTGTATCTACCGGCGACGACAGCGCGGCGCTGCGCCGAAACGCACCCAAAACAGCAATGAGTGTCGCCGAATATTTCCGCGACCGGGGTGAGCGCGTTCTTCTCATGATCGACTCAGTCACCCGGTTCGCCCATGCACAGCGCGAATACGCGCTTTCGGCCGGCGAACCTGCAGTCGCACGAGGCTATCCACCCAGCGTCTTCGCTGAGATTGCCAAACTTCTTGAACGCGCAGGCCCCGGACCGCTTGGCACCGGGGATATCACCATGATTGCAACGGTTCTGGTCGATGGAGACAACCATAATGATCCGGTGGCCGATGCGGCTCGCGGCATCCTCGACGGACATATTGTTCTGGACAGAAAGATTGCTGCATCTGGCCGTTGGCCTGCAATTGATTTGCTGGCATCGCTATCGCGCTTGGCGCCAAAAGCGTGGAGCGCATCGGAACAAAGAGTCGTTCAGACCGCGCGCGCCGCGATCGCAAATTTCGAAGACACGCGGGATCTGCGCATGATCGGCGGATATCAGCCCGGCAGTGACCCGAATTTGGATCGCGCCATAACTGTCACGCCGAAGATCTACGAATTGATCCAACAAAAGCCCGACGAAATCGAATCTGGCGATATTATCGCCCAAATCTCGGGCATCTTGAAGCTTTAG
- the flgF gene encoding flagellar basal-body rod protein FlgF has protein sequence MQSNLYISLSAQLALLNRMESVAQNVANVSTPGYRADRISFQEYLSTRTDVPTSFVNEGPHYISTESGAVERTGNPFDIAVSGDGWLGVSTPQGLVYTRDGRFSLSPQGELVSVQGYPLVDIGGSPIQINAGGPAPSIGKDGSISRNGQTLATIGLFRISPDARLHRGANGSVIPDRPAEPQIDFNAASITQGYVERSNVEPVKEMTHLISIQRDFDAISNAVSEVEDGLLNAIRTLAS, from the coding sequence ATGCAATCCAACCTATACATTTCCTTGTCAGCGCAGCTTGCGCTACTCAATCGCATGGAGAGCGTGGCGCAGAACGTCGCCAATGTCTCGACGCCCGGATACCGAGCAGACCGCATTTCATTTCAGGAATACCTTTCAACACGGACCGATGTACCGACGAGCTTTGTGAACGAGGGGCCACACTATATATCGACCGAGAGCGGCGCAGTGGAAAGGACAGGGAACCCCTTTGACATTGCAGTAAGCGGCGATGGCTGGCTGGGCGTATCAACGCCACAAGGTCTCGTTTATACGCGAGACGGCCGCTTCAGCTTGAGCCCGCAAGGAGAGCTCGTCTCAGTTCAAGGCTATCCGCTGGTCGATATTGGGGGTAGTCCAATTCAGATTAATGCCGGTGGACCAGCGCCTTCGATCGGTAAAGACGGATCGATCTCGCGGAACGGTCAGACTCTCGCAACAATCGGTCTCTTTCGCATTTCGCCTGACGCTCGGCTTCACCGCGGCGCGAATGGCAGTGTCATACCTGATCGCCCAGCTGAGCCACAGATCGACTTCAACGCTGCCTCGATCACGCAAGGATACGTCGAACGCTCCAACGTCGAGCCGGTCAAGGAGATGACGCATCTCATCAGCATTCAGCGCGACTTCGATGCCATCTCGAACGCCGTCTCGGAAGTCGAGGATGGACTACTGAATGCCATCCGCACCCTTGCCTCATGA
- a CDS encoding DUF1217 domain-containing protein — translation MVPTLTSFRQISKDVSASLRSVANDRMVQRETAYYEAKISDIKSIDDFMGDKRIYAYVLHAFGMDDVAPSKALVRKVLEGGIDDNKSLANSLSDSRFRDLTETFNFARYGTATTSFTRTQSGLLDRYMRATLEQNAGQINEGVRLALYFQRKAPQITSIYQVLGDKALYKVVETALSLPSSLPAVGVEKQASIIAEKLDVSSLQDPVTLDKFIARFSNLWDLAQNTTGSSAALQLFQASSTSGISMDTLASIQNLNVRKW, via the coding sequence ATGGTTCCGACATTAACGAGCTTCAGACAGATTTCCAAAGACGTCAGCGCGTCGCTGCGGTCGGTCGCAAATGATCGGATGGTGCAGCGAGAAACGGCTTACTACGAAGCTAAGATATCCGACATAAAATCCATCGACGACTTTATGGGCGACAAACGCATCTATGCCTACGTGCTCCACGCTTTCGGCATGGACGATGTTGCCCCCTCCAAAGCTCTTGTCCGCAAAGTCTTGGAAGGTGGGATCGATGACAACAAATCCTTGGCGAATTCCTTGTCCGACTCTCGTTTCCGAGATTTGACAGAAACCTTCAATTTCGCGCGTTACGGTACGGCGACGACGTCGTTCACCCGCACTCAAAGCGGACTTCTCGATCGCTATATGCGCGCGACGCTGGAACAGAATGCCGGACAGATTAATGAGGGTGTTCGTCTAGCGCTCTATTTCCAACGCAAGGCACCACAGATCACAAGCATATATCAGGTGCTAGGGGACAAGGCGCTCTACAAAGTCGTTGAGACCGCCCTGTCGTTGCCGTCGTCGCTTCCTGCTGTGGGCGTTGAAAAACAGGCTTCGATCATTGCCGAAAAGCTCGACGTCTCGTCTCTTCAAGACCCTGTTACGCTCGACAAATTCATCGCACGCTTTTCCAACTTGTGGGATCTGGCACAGAACACAACTGGTTCTTCGGCGGCGCTGCAATTGTTCCAGGCCAGCTCCACATCAGGCATCTCCATGGACACGCTCGCCTCCATTCAGAATCTGAATGTTCGGAAGTGGTGA